The following coding sequences lie in one Thermodesulfovibrionales bacterium genomic window:
- a CDS encoding PAS domain-containing protein, translating to MKQGGMRESKGISIQPIGLLLILIASIFATSAFVNLLLSIFSPLSIDLKFSLLDSGLLVVILFPVVYYLVYEPLTSSIKGLARSEEALQESEEKFRSLVETTDDAIYVVNRNCEYLFMNARHRGRMNVLFEGEYRGKNFSEFHGAEDSAVFSEKVNDVFNTGEPLQQELRSKKDGRYFLRTFSPIKGPGKEVRAVSIVSREITMLKKESEAQLRYSAIFEQSPYGIVIIDRKGHLIEFNETAHRDLGYSRSEFARLSIADIDPVQTEEEIQSRISEVLKKGHAEFDVRHKTKGGDIRDVQVRTRVLDLFGDKYLQAIWQDITDRKRAERDLELYRQILASMAEGVLLIRVKDGVIVYTNPKLEEMFGYAQGELAGRHVSLLNAPTEKSPEETAQTIMNALHQNGVWTGEILNIKKDGTPFWCHAVVSTFEHDVHGSVWISIHQDITDRKR from the coding sequence GTGAAACAAGGCGGTATGAGAGAGTCCAAGGGAATATCTATTCAACCGATCGGTCTTCTGCTTATTCTGATTGCGTCGATATTTGCCACATCGGCCTTTGTGAATCTCCTGTTATCGATATTCTCCCCCTTGTCGATTGATCTTAAGTTTTCGCTTCTCGATTCGGGGCTTTTGGTGGTGATACTTTTCCCGGTCGTTTATTACCTCGTATATGAGCCATTGACATCCTCTATCAAAGGGCTTGCCCGCTCAGAGGAAGCACTCCAGGAGAGCGAGGAGAAGTTTCGTTCACTCGTAGAGACGACTGATGACGCGATCTATGTGGTGAACAGAAATTGTGAATACTTGTTTATGAATGCGAGGCATCGGGGCAGGATGAATGTGCTCTTTGAGGGGGAATACAGGGGAAAGAACTTCAGCGAGTTTCATGGAGCTGAAGATTCAGCCGTATTTTCTGAAAAAGTTAACGACGTATTCAATACAGGTGAACCTTTGCAGCAGGAATTACGGAGTAAAAAGGATGGAAGATATTTTCTCCGAACCTTCAGTCCGATTAAAGGTCCGGGCAAAGAGGTAAGGGCGGTGAGTATCGTTTCAAGAGAGATCACCATGTTGAAAAAAGAGAGCGAGGCGCAACTGCGGTACAGTGCGATCTTTGAACAGTCTCCCTACGGCATAGTAATAATTGATAGAAAGGGTCATTTGATTGAATTCAATGAAACAGCACATCGTGATCTTGGATACTCAAGGTCAGAGTTCGCGAGACTGAGTATCGCTGATATTGATCCGGTCCAAACTGAAGAGGAAATACAATCGAGGATTAGTGAGGTACTCAAAAAAGGACATGCTGAATTCGACGTAAGGCATAAGACCAAAGGCGGAGACATAAGAGATGTCCAAGTCCGTACACGGGTATTGGATTTGTTCGGCGACAAGTATTTGCAAGCCATATGGCAGGACATTACAGACCGAAAGCGGGCCGAAAGGGACCTCGAGCTTTACCGGCAAATACTCGCCTCCATGGCAGAGGGGGTCTTGCTTATCCGCGTCAAAGACGGGGTAATTGTCTATACCAATCCAAAACTTGAAGAGATGTTCGGCTATGCTCAGGGTGAGCTTGCAGGACGTCATGTCTCATTGCTAAATGCCCCTACCGAAAAGAGCCCGGAAGAGACGGCTCAGACGATCATGAACGCGCTTCATCAAAATGGGGTATGGACGGGTGAGATCCTAAATATTAAAAAGGACGGCACACCGTTCTGGTGCCACGCAGTTGTTTCCACATTCGAACACGATGTGCATGGCAGCGTGTGGATTTCAATTCACCAAGATATCACTGACCGAAAGCGCTGA